The following coding sequences lie in one Fusarium poae strain DAOMC 252244 chromosome 1, whole genome shotgun sequence genomic window:
- a CDS encoding hypothetical protein (BUSCO:11369at5125) — MLASARSPALRNSFRHFTKIRAAQTLSMSPSKRANSSSSSSGYVENHSKGPMLRWQDSLPRLPVPTLEETAKRYLKTLHPLLSPTEYEASKKAVDEFVRPGGVGSKLQEKLVAKREDPNTKNWIYEWWNDAAYLSYRDPVVPYVSYFYSHRDDRRRRDPAKRAAAITTSVLEFKKQVDSGTLEPEYMKKLPVCMDSYQWMFNVSRVAAKPADHPVKFSPEENKHIIAIRKNQFFKIQHEIDGKQLNTSELEQQFKHVYEVAQRVPAVGALTSENRDIWTDARDILLKASPKNKDALEAIESASFVVCLDDASPVTLEERAHQYWHGDGANRWYDKPLQFIITDNGTAGFMGEHSMMDGTPTHRLNDYVNDLIFGNKLDFSDPNIRSNLPDPKLVKFEITQEVQSEIDRATKDFNDIISKHQLAVQAYQGYGKSLIKKFKCSPDAYVQMIIQLAYFKMYGKSRPTYESAATRRFQLGRTETCRTVSDDSVAWVQAMSDASVDDKTRVELFRKAINAHIEYITAASDGKGVDRHLFGLKKLLEAGQEVPAIYKDPAFGYSSSWHLSTSQLSSEFFNGYGWSQVIDDGFGIAYMINENSLNFNIVSKGLGSDRMSYYLNEAANEMRELLTPTLEPPKAKL, encoded by the exons ATGTTGGCTTCAGCACGCTCGCCCGCCTTAAGGAACAGCTTCCGTCACTTTACCAAGATACGCGCC GCGCAGACTCTCAGCATGTCTCCTTCTAAGCGAGCCAACagctcctcatcctcttcag GTTATGTTGAGAACCATTCAAAGGGACCAATGCTGCGATGGCAAGACTCTCTTCCACGATTGCCCGTGCCGACACTCGAGGAGACAGCCAAGCGTTATTTAAAGACTCTTCACCCTCTCTTGTCTCCCACCGAGTATGAGGCCAGCAAGAAAGCCGTCGATGAGTTTGTGCGCCCTGGCGGCGTAGGCTCGAAGCTGCAAGAAAAGCTCGTGGCTAAGCGTGAGGACCCGAACACCAAGAACTGGATCTATGAGTGGTGGAATGATGCCGCCTACCTCTCCTACCGTGACCCGGTAGTTCCTTATGTCAGCTACTTCTATTCCCACCGAGACGACCGCCGAAGACGAGACCCAGCCAAGCGCGCTGCTGCCATCACAACATCAGTCCTTGAATTCAAGAAACAGGTTGACAGTGGTACTCTCGAGCCAGAATACATGAAGAAGCTGCCCGTTTGCATGGATAGCTACCAGTGGATGTTCAATGTCTCTCGAGTCGCAGCCAAACCTGCCGACCATCCTGTTAAGTTCTCTCCCGAGGAGAACAAGCACATTATCGCTATTCGCAAGAACCAGTTCTTCAAGATTCAGCACGAGATCGATGGAAAGCAGCTCAACACTTCTGAGCTTGAACAACAGTTCAAGCACGTCTACGAGGTCGCCCAGCGTGTTCCTGCTGTTGGTGCTCTCACCTCGGAGAACAGAGACATCTGGACTGATGCTCGCGATATCCTGCTCAAGGCCAGCCCGAAAAACAAGGACGCTCTCGAGGCTATCGAGTCAGCCTCCTTCGTGGTTTGCCTTGACGACGCATCGCCTGTCACTCTTGAGGAGCGTGCTCATCAGTACTGGCACGGCGACGGTGCCAACCGCTGGTACGACAAGCCTCTGCAGTTCATCATCACCGACAACGGCACTGCTGGATTTATGGGCGAGCACTCTATGATGGACGGCACTCCCACTCATCGCCTCAACGACTACGTTAACGATCTTATCTTTGGAAACAAGCTCGACTTCTCCGACCCCAACATCCGCTCAAACCTACCCGACCCAAAGCTCGTCAAGTTTGAGATCACTCAGGAAGTCCAGAGCGAAATCGACCGTGCTACAAAGGACTTCAACGATATCATTAGCAAGCATCAGCTTGCCGTACAGGCCTACCAAGGCTATGGAAAGAGTCTCATCAAGAAGTTCAAGTGCTCACCTGACGCTTACGTTCAGATGATTATCCAGCTCGCGTACTTCAAGATGTACGGCAAGAGCCGTCCTACTTACGAGTCTGCTGCTACGCGTCGTTTCCAGCTTGGCCGCACCGAGACATGTCGCACTGTTTCTGATGATTCTGTCGCTTGGGTCCAGGCCATGTCTGATGCCTCCGTCGACGACAAGACGCGTGTGGAGCTTTTCCGCAAGGCCATCAACGCCCATATCGAGTACATCACTGCTGCGTCCGACGGCAAGGGTGTTGACCGACATCTCTTTGGTCTCAAGAAGCTCCTTGAAGCTGGCCAAGAAGTCCCCGCTATTTACAAGGACCCAGCCTTCGGATATTCTAGCTCGTGGCACTTGTCTACTTCCCAACTTAGCTCCGAGTTCTTTAACGGTTACGGCTGGAGCCAGGTCATCGATGACGGTTTTGGCATCGCATACATGATCAACGAGAACAG TCTTAACTTCA
- a CDS encoding hypothetical protein (BUSCO:22357at5125), protein MASSIVRRSGRLEALRYSFRLTSPRRHFSSSTVRLGPRSPDAPFRMAVVGSGPAGFYTAYRVMGKVPGVKVDMYESLPVPFGLVRHGVAPDHPEVKNCQDKFDEIASQPNFSFIGNVSVGIPGHSSEHCTVELQNLMRHYDAVLFAYGASEDKKLGIPGESTLSNIHSAREVVGWYNGLPGCSDLNIDLTQAEEAVVIGQGNVALDVARMLLEDVDVLRKTDITEKALETLSQSRIKRVHVVGRRGPMQASFTIKEVRELMNLKEVAFSPLNRSLIPENIKTLPRASKRLMEVLVKGSSTLHDTASKTWSLDSCLSPKHFLGNQNDPSKVASTEFDITELESPFDPKSSVKATGETTLLASDVVFRSVGYKSIALPGFSEIGIQFDDRRGIVDNDGLGRVTRMVSDAHAGGAHNEKVPGVYCAGWVKNGPTGVIASTMQDAFTTGDAIVHDWLSGGHFLNTSGNRDVTGWEGLRQDAGPTACRAIEWDDWRKIDRAERERGQKIGKEREKFTRTEDMLAVLD, encoded by the exons ATGGCTTCTTCAATAGTGCGACGCTCGGGTCGCCTTGAAGCGCTTCGTTACTCTTTCCGGCTGACCTCTCCCCGGCGACACTTTTCCTCGTCGACGGTTCGACTTGGCCCGAGATCTCCGGATGCGCCATTCCGGATGGCTGTCGTGGGCTCTGGCCCGGCCGGATTCTATACCGCCTATCGAGTGATGGGGAAAGTCCCAGGAGTGAAAGTAGACATGTATGAGAGTCTTCCAGTTCCCTTCGGATTAGTTCGCCATGGTGTTGCTCCCGACCACCCCGAGGTCAAG AATTGTCAGGACAAGTTTGATGAGATTGCATCGCAACCTAACTTCTCTTTTATCGGGAATGTCTCCGTTGGTATTCCTGGCCATTCTTCTGAGCACTGCACGGTAGAGCTTCAAAACTTGATGAGACACTATGATGCTGTTCTCTTCGCTTATGGCGCATCTGAGGACAAGAAACTGGGAATCCCTGGCGAATCTACCCTCAGCAATATCCACTCAGCACGAGAGGTTGTGGGATGGTACAATGGCTTGCCTGGATGCTCTGATCTGAATATAGATTTAACACAAGCTGAGGAAGCTGTCGTCATCGGCCAGGGAAATGTTGCGCTTGATGTCGCAAGAATGCTCTTGGAGGACGTTGATGTTCTGAGGAAGACAGACATTACAGAAAAAGCACTAGAAACGTTATCTCAGAGTCGGATCAAGAGAGTTCATGTCGTTGGGAGAAGGGGGCCAATGCAG GCTTCATTCACCATCAAGGAGGTACGAGAACTAATGAACCTCAAAGAAGTTGCATTCTCGCCTCTGAATCGGTCATTGATCCCCGAGAATATCAAGACCTTACCACGTGCCTCAAAGAGACTGATGGAAGTGCTAGTCAAGGGTTCATCAACCCTTCATGACACTGCTTCTAAAACATGGTCTCTCGATAGCTGTCTTTCACCGAAACATTTCCTCGGAAACCAGAACGACCCATCCAAAGTCGCGAGCACCGAGTTTGACATCACGGAACTCGAATCACCCTTTGATCCGAAGTCGTCAGTCAAAGCCACAGGGGAGACTACACTATTGGCGTCTGATGTCGTATTCCGCTCCGTAGGATACAAGTCGATCGCTCTGCCTGGGTTTTCTGAGATTGGCATCCAATTTGATGACCGACGAGGAATTGTTGACAACGATGGCCTCGGTAGAGTGACAAGGATGGTTTCAGACGCGCATGCTGGAGGCGCCCACAACGAGAAAGTCCCCGGAGTCTACTGCGCCGGCTGGGTCAAGAATGGTCCTACTGGGGTTATTGCATCGACAATGCAAGATGCATTCACCACAGGCGACGCAATTGTCCATGACTGGCTCTCAGGGGGCCATTTTCTCAATACCTCGGGTAATCGCGATGTGACTGGATGGGAGGGCTTGCGACAGGACGCTGGACCAACAGCATGTCGAGCTATTGAGTGGGATGATTGGCGAAAGATTGACCGCGCCGAGAGAGAGCgtgggcaaaagatcgggaAAGAGAGGGAAAAGTTCACAAGAACAGAGGACATGCTAGCAGTTCTCGACTAA
- a CDS encoding hypothetical protein (TransMembrane:4 (i87-106o118-136i148-167o195-221i)) produces MPPSQAPFLYSAVQNDSRFPEPKFDPKAVTRASWTAPKPRKKQNGPLVSFNTHPDMHEVLTYRTSEYASMSPRSKSFIKWLRHGQSVLRVLQLVAGLGLLALMILIDKVPTIEGWVMRITPGIVVIHCIYGIYHLSRDAAGRSPASSASYQLFSGVTDLGVVPLYAFGAMSVRTKSEVWITRLSDQALMDTFKPVLFYTFVSAGGLHLISLAIAGWLGFMFRKISLMPPDMNPLESHLTARPKHKRNKSSVTTTSTMDSDHRLSSPRSARRESLVPQEGIHDGIEAPRVIPFSHTRNGSSTTVGTRDSRSRYPPSPQYQRPPTTPRRERRDSATSRATTRTSATRSVYYDAYSEIPLDEQSASRPSSSYNKHSQPRPAKFTETWKPTDSLISRTNQRNREIEAAKTSAANRQNKSYEALTQRYYHDGSDSEYGDENDPHYDLGVDHEDLRPHPLRLNPPSEKRERASPPRAKTPYFPFNDSLTDISANARRVSASRDIADEKPAFTPPNRQSSIQPESAFYARSYGELTSGNSPVMIGNDSRKVSTGNDYNQHVSPAYGRRNVSGKMVEEGRAAGNKFSFLDGRNPLAEKR; encoded by the exons ATGCCTCCGTCGCAAGCGCCTTTTCTTTACAGCGCAGTCCAAAACGACTCGCGCTTCCCAGAACCCAAGTTTGATCCCAAAGCTGTTACGAGAGCAAGCTGGACTGCTCCGAAGCCGCGAAAGAAGCAGAATGGACCTCTTGTTTCGTTCAACACACATCCTGA TATGCATGAGGTGCTCACCTACAGAACCAGTGAATATGCTTCTATGAGCCCACGCAGCAAGAGCTTCATCAAATGGCTTCGACATGGACAGTCCGTACTGCGTGTATTGCAACTTGTTGCAGGTCTTGGTCTACTCGCTTTGATGATACTCATCGACAAGGTGCCTACCATCGAGGGCTGGGTCATGAGAATTACT CCCGGTATTGTGGTGATACACTGCATCTATGGTATCTACCATCTTTCTCGCGACGCTGCAGGACGCTCCCCGGCCTCTTCCGCATCTTATCAACTCTTTAGCGGTGTCACTGACCTCGGTGTTGTGCCTCTGTACGCTTTTGGTGCCATGTCAGTGCGTACCAAGAGTGAAGTTTGGATTACTCGACTCTCGGACCAAGCTCTGATGGACACCTTCAAGCCTGTCCTCTTCTACACTTTTGTCTCAGCAGGTGGTCTCCATCTCATCAGCTTGGCCATTGCAGGCTGGTTGGGTTTCATGTTCCGCAAGATCAGCTTGATGCCTCCTGACATGAACCCTCTTGAAAGTCATTTGACTGCGCGACCTAAGCACAAGAGAAACAAGTCATCTGTCACGACTACTAGTACCATGGACAGTGACCACCGGCTTTCGTCGCCTCGCAGCGCACGCCGAGAGTCTCTTGTTCCGCAAGAAGGCATTCATGACGGCATTGAAGCACCGCGGGTGATTCCTTTCAGCCACACTCGCAATGGATCCAGCACTACAGTCGGTACCAGAGACTCTCGAAGCAGATACCCACCCAGTCCCCAGTATCAAAGACCTCCCACGACTCCTCGCCGCGAGCGCCGCGATTCTGCCACATCAAGGGCGACGACACGCACTTCTGCTACCCGTTCGGTTTACTACGATGCATACAGCGAGATTCCTCTTGATGAGCAGTCCGCCTCTCGTCCATCAAGCAGCTACAATAAACACAGCCAGCCTCGCCCAGCAAAGTTCACCGAAACCTGGAAGCCTACTGACTCGCTCATCTCCCGAACAAACCAGCGTAACCGCGAAATCGAAGCAGCAAAGACGAGCGCGGCCAACCGCCAGAACAAGTCCTATGAAGCCTTGACTCAACGGTACTATCACGATGGTTCTGATTCTGAATACGGCGACGAGAACGACCCGCATTATGACCTGGGTGTTGATCATGAAGATCTCCGACCTCATCCTCTGCGTCTGAACCCTCCATCCGAGAAACGAGAACGTGCCTCTCCTCCTCGAGCCAAGACGCCCTACTTCCCATTCAATGATTCGTTGACCGACATCAGCGCCAACGCAAGACGCGTGAGCGCGAGCAGGGACATTGCCGACGAGAAACCAGCTTTCACCCCCCCAAACCGCCAAAGCTCTATTCAACCTGAGTCTGCCTTCTATGCCAGATCGTACGGCGAACTCACCAGTGGAAACTCCCCTGTCATGATTGGCAACGACAGCCGCAAGGTTTCGACAGGCAATGATTACAATCAACACGTCTCGCCAGCTTATGGACGTCGTAATGTCAGTGGCAAGATGGTGGAGGAAGGACGAGCGGCGGGAAACAAGTTTTCATTCCTTGATGGACGCAATCCGCTAGCGGAGAAAAGATAA
- a CDS encoding hypothetical protein (BUSCO:15063at5125) gives MDDSATYGSPGNGASPNSNPILAQPPLQGDSGAGDSEDIQMSEGLGLDATIKQDSTTPAPARGDEEMNDAPSDETKPKEDGAVGTDGQETKTKEVVESAAREHLMTQTHAIVLPSYSTWFDMNAIHDIERKAMAEFFNNRNRSKTPAVYKDYRDFMINTYRLNPVEYLTVTACRRNLAGDVCAIMRVHAFLEQWGLINYQVDADQRPSHVGPPFTGHFKIICDTPRGLQAWQPSADPVVLEGKKSQDTDQKAAAVTPAKAEQNLEIGRNIYEANAKTSLISKTEGKTNGETPTTNGVPGTEDATKAPIAKVHCHQCGNDCTRIYYHSNHTDANPKAKYDLCPNCFTEGRLPANHNSSMYVKMENPTYTSTLDRDAPWTDAEILRLLEGLERFDDDWGEIAEHVGTRTREECVLQFLQLDIEEKYLDSEAPINAPTGLSMLGSQQGQLPFSQVDNPVMSVVGFLASLADPASTAAAASKSADELKRKLRKQLDGDKADDESQANGDSKAKNDSMDIDLRQETTTTTTTTTTTTTKTNALASIPLASIGARAAGFASHEEREMTRLVSAASNVTLQKLELKLKYFDEMEEVLRAERRELERARQQLFLDRLTFRRRVREVQEGLKAAAVVGGEQGIRLAQEAMNDGDRLSFQAAPGASAVPPPSSDGQIKSYEA, from the exons ATGGATGACAGTGCGACCTATGGCTCGCCTGGCAACGGCGCATCGCCCAACAGTAATCCCATCCTTGCCCAGCCTCCTCTACAAGGCGATTCTGGCGCTGGCGATAGCGAAG ATATCCAAATGTCCGAGGGGCTCGGTCTTGATGCAACCATCAAACAGGACAGCACAACTCCTGCACCTG CACGTGGCGATGAAGAAATGAACGATGCGCCGTCTGATGAGACCAAGCCCAAGGAAGATGGAGCTGTTGGTACCGATGGCCAAGAAACCAAGACGAAGGAGGTGGTCGAGTCCGCTGCTCGTGAACATCTTATGACGCAAACCCACGCGATTGTCCTACCGAGCTACAGCACCTGGTTCGATATGAACGCTATTCATGATATCGAACGCAAGGCCATGGCCGAATTCTTCAACAACCGAAACCGAAGCAAAACGCCAGCTGTCTACAAGGACTATCGTGACTTTATGATCAACACATATCGTCTCAACCCCGTCGAGTACTTGACAGTCACAGCCTGCCGAAGAAATTTGGCTGGTGATGTCTGTGCCATCATGCGTGTCCACGCATTTCTGGAGCAATGGGGCTTGATTAACTACCAG GTCGACGCCGACCAGCGCCCCTCTCATGTTGGACCGCCTTTTACTGGCCATTTCAAGATCATTTGCGACACTCCCCGAGGTCTTCAGGCGTGGCAGCCCTCAGCTGACCCGGTGGTCCTGGAGGGAAAGAAGAGCCAAGATACTGACCAAAAGGCCGCCGCGGTCACTCCAGCCAAAGCAGAGCAGAATCTCGAAATTGGACGAAACATTTACGAGGCCAATGCTAAAACCTCTCTTATCAGCAAAACCGAGGGCAAGACAAACGGCGAAACCCCGACCACCAACGGCGTACCTGGTACTGAGGATGCTACCAAAGCCCCTATTGCCAAGGTGCATTGCCACCAGTGCGGTAATGACTGCACCCGGATATACTATCACAGCAACCATACAGATGCCAACCCCAAGGCCAAGTACGATCTTTGTCCCAACTGCTTTACCGAAGGTCGCCTGCCTGCCAATCACAATAGCAGCATGTATGTGAAAATGGAAAACCCCACGTACACATCAACTCTTGATCGCGACGCGCCATGGACAGATGCCGAGATTCTTCGACTTCTCGAAGGTCTCGAACGATTCGATGATGACTGGGGTGAGATTGCTGAGCACGTTGGTACCCGCACACGAGAAGAGTGTGTGCTTCAATTCCTGCAGCTCGATATTGAAGAGAAGTACCTGGATTCTGAAGCTCCCATCAACGCACCAACTGGCTTGTCCATGCTCGGCTCACAGCAAGGACAGCTTCCTTTTAGCCAAGTTGATAATCCGGTTATGTCGGTTGTTGGTTTCCTTGCTAGTCTAGCTGACCCTGCCAGTacagctgctgctgctagCAAGTCTGCCGATGAGCTCAAGCGCAAGCTTCGTAAGCAGTTGGACGGTGACAAGGCCGACGATGAGTCTCAGGCCAATGGCGACAGCAAGGCCAAGAACGACTCAATGGACATCGACCTTCGACAAGAGACCACCacaaccaccaccactacGACAACCACAACGACAAAGACCAATGCGCTGGCTTCTATTCCTCTGGCTTCGATAGGCGCTCGGGCGGCGGGATTCGCATCCCACGAGGAGCGTGAAATGACACGCTTGGTTTCTGCGGCCTCGAACGTAACCCTGCAAAAGCTagagctcaagctcaagtactttgatgagatggaggaggTTCTCCGTGCAGAGCGACGAGAGCTTGAACGAGCCAGACAGCAACTATTCTTGGATCGATTGACATTCCGACGAAGAGTCAGGGAAGTACAGGAGGGCCTTAAGGCTGCGGCAGTTGTTGGAGGCGAACAAGGTATTCGACTTGCTCAGGAGGCCATGAATGACGGCGACCGATTAAGCTTCCAGGCTGCTCCTGGTGCATCAGCAGTTCCCCCACCTAGCAGCGATGGTCAAATCAAGAGCTACGAAGCATAA
- the ETF1 gene encoding Electron transfer flavoprotein alpha-subunit (BUSCO:38249at5125): MLPTANRVLAKQATGLMARAHAYSLGAQRQRLASTLAILEQKDGVLNHSSLSAFTAAKKLGGTVHGFIAGTGVKSVAQEIAKAEGVEKIIAVENAAYEKGLPETYAPLLVENIKKGGYTHVIAGHTAFGKNVMPRVAALLDSQQISDITAIESENVFVRPIYAGNAIATVESSDSVKIVTIRGTAFASVPLEGGSAAVEDGVDSKPESPTEWVSEDLAKSDRPDLSTAPRVVSGGRGLKSKEDFDKIMLPLADALGAAVGASRAAVDSGYADNSLQVGQTGKVIAPELYMAVGISGAIQHLAGMKDSKVIAAINKDADAPIFQVADVGLVGDLFEKVPELTEKVKSS, from the exons ATGCTTCCGACAGCAAATCGAGTTTTGGCAAAGCAGGCCACTGGCCTCATGGCGCGCGCGCACGCCTACAGCTTGGGCGCACAACGCCAACGCCTGGCATCAACCTTGGCAATTCTCGAGCAAAAGGATGGTGTACTCAACCACAGCTCACTAAGCGCCTTTACAGCTGCGAAGAAGCTGGGTGGGACAGTACACGGCTTCATTGCAGGTACTGGTGTCAAGTCTGTCGCCCAAGAGATTGCCAAGGCTGAGGGTGTTGAAAAGATCATCGCTGTCGAAAATGCTGCATACGAAAAG GGTTTGCCCGAGACTTATGCCCCTCTTTTGGTTGAGAACATCAAGAAGGGAGGCTACACGCATGTCATTGCCGGTCATACCGCCTTCGGCAAGAATGTCATGCCTCGAGTTGCTGCACTCCTCGATTCGCAGCAGATCTCCGATATTACAGCAATTGAAAGCGAGAATGTCTTTGTCCGACCGATCTATGCTGGAAACGCAATCGCCACGGTTGAGTCATCAGATTCTGTCAAGATCGTTACCATTCGAGGAACTGCCTTCGCTTCTGTTCCACTTGAGGGAGGCTCTGCCGCCGTTGAGGATGGTGTTGATTCTAAGCCAGAGTCACCTACCGAGTGGGTTTCAGAGGACCTAGCCAAGTCGGACCGGCCTGATCTCTCTACTGCCCCTCGTGTTGTGTCGGGTGGTCGTGGTCTCAAGTCCAAGGAGGACTTTGACAAGATCATGCTGCCTCTTGCCGATGCCCTCGGTGCCGCCGTTGGTGCGTCGCGCGCTGCCGTTGACAGTGGCTATGCCGATAACAGTCTGCAGGTGGGTCAAACGGGCAAGGTAATTGCTCCTGAGCTGTACATGGCTGTAGGTATTTCGGGCGCTATCCAACATCTTGCTGGTATGAAGGACAGCAAGGTCATTGCTGCCATTAACAAGGATGCCGATGCCCCCATCTTCCAGGTTGCCGATGTCGGTCTGGTTGGTGATTTGTTTGAAAAGGTACCAGAGCTCACTGAGAAAGTCAAGAGCTCATAG